Proteins co-encoded in one Brassica rapa cultivar Chiifu-401-42 chromosome A02, CAAS_Brap_v3.01, whole genome shotgun sequence genomic window:
- the LOC103853898 gene encoding uncharacterized protein LOC103853898, translating into MEDLNTFAADCVVVSCCCNCLVLQIVIFIFLGLPQKLIKNTRKCYAKWGINGRTKRMGLDYECRGNTGVDWEWRKETLSIEMEGFGCIEEVEEALEEFSKNGEFLFGSFWRKERVQNLSMSSCVNENFDLKFVSRYEITKKISTPWIIH; encoded by the coding sequence ATGGAAGATCTTAACACATTTGCTGCTGACTGCGTCGTTGTATCATGTTGCTGCAACTGTCTTGTTCTCCAAATCGTGATCTTCATCTTCCTTGGGCTTCCTCAAaaactgatcaagaacacaAGAAAATGTTACGCAAAATGGGGCATAAACGGAAGAACAAAAAGAATGGGGCTCGATTATGAATGTCGAGGAAACACCGGGGTCGATTGGGAATGGAGAAAAGAGACTCTGAGTATAGAGATGGAGGGCTTTGGATGTATTGAAGAAGTTGAAGAGGCTTTAGAGGAGTTTTCAAAGAATGGTGAGTTTTTGTTTGGAAGCTTCTGGCGAAAAGAGAGGGTTCAAAACTTGTCAATGTCAAGTTGTGTTAATGAAAACTTTGACCTAAAATTTGTAAGTCGTTATGAGATAACGAAGAAAATTTCTACTCCTTGGATTATACATTAA
- the LOC103853900 gene encoding uncharacterized protein LOC103853900 has translation MKDRGKRTAMERRRNDDVSLYYSSPSELSCRKHPSVSAVGICPYCLNDRLVNLVCSECGEQRLSSCSCSDISSNRTSNAAVDAGNFLRIASLIDEEATKQRKPKRTEEVVVFKRSSSSCVEINKTKHHHRFSRLGRFFRRINPRKDRAFDDNNDNDSWVLKQSVSRSRSLCSFRGGNGYFIGSEEDVSSYSGARSSFSAARSSSVNGGSGVFDATITEHRRSNFEGRRSNFSETTEHRRSNFSESEPPRRSCFEARKSNFSETEYPRKSNFSETEYKQSINNHPRRSNYEAAPRKSDSSAMSFTRRVLSMKESYFTGGEEPGFIDLKFDSSGGGEVVVNDGVLEHGGGGGSCRLTKKDREVSKSRRSFKGWKWIFGHHHQRDS, from the coding sequence ATGAAAGACAGAGGAAAGAGAACTGCAatggagagaagaagaaacgaCGACGTCTCGCTTTACTACAGCTCACCGTCGGAACTCTCTTGTCGGAAACATCCATCTGTTTCCGCTGTCGGAATATGTCCGTACTGTCTGAACGACCGTTTAGTTAACCTCGTATGTTCCGAATGCGGCGAACAGAGACTCTCTTCTTGCTCTTGCTCAGATATCTCCTCTAACCGAACTTCAAACGCCGCCGTAGACGCCGGGAACTTCCTCCGGATCGCTTCGCTCATCGACGAAGAGGCGACGAAACAGAGGAAGCCGAAGAGAACAGAGGAAGTTGTGGTGTTCAAGAGGAGTAGTAGCAGCTGCGTTGAGATCAACAAGACGAAGCATCATCATAGATTCTCGAGACTCGGGAGGTTCTTCAGGAGGATTAATCCGAGAAAGGACAGAGCTTTCGATGACAACAACGACAACGATTCTTGGGTTTTGAAACAGAGTGTTTCGAGATCGAGATCGCTTTGTAGCTTCCGAGGAGGAAACGGGTACTTTATCGGGTCGGAGGAAGACGTGTCGTCTTACTCCGGCGCGAGGAGCTCGTTCTCCGCCGCGAGAAGCTCGAGCGTCAACGGCGGTTCAGGGGTTTTTGATGCGACGATAACAGAGCATCGGAGGAGTAACTTCGAAGGGAGGAGGAGTAACTTCAGCGAGACGACGGAGCATCGGAGGAGCAATTTCAGTGAATCGGAGCCGCCGCGGAGGAGCTGTTTCGAGGCGAGGAAGAGTAACTTCAGTGAAACAGAGTATCCGAGGAAGAGTAACTTCAGCGAAACAGAGTATAAACAGAGTATCAATAATCATCCACGTAGGAGCAATTACGAGGCGGCGCCAAGGAAGAGTGACTCGTCGGCGATGAGTTTCACGAGAAGGGTTTTGTCGATGAAAGAGAGTTACTTTACCGGAGGAGAAGAGCCTGGTTTTATAGATCTCAAGTTCGATTCCTCTGGAGGAGGGGAAGTGGTGGTGAACGACGGCGTTTTGGAgcatggaggaggaggagggtcTTGCCGGTTAACGAAGAAGGATAGAGAGGTGAGTAAGAGTCGAAGAAGTTTCAAAGGATGGAAATGGATATTCGGACATCATCATCAAAGAGATTCATGA
- the LOC103853897 gene encoding phospholipid-transporting ATPase 10 produces the protein MAGGGRRRRRLHISRIYSYTCGKSSFKEDHSNIGGPGFSRVVYCNEPGSPAAERRNYAGNYVRSTKYTVASFLPKSLFEQFRRVANFYFLVTGILSLTDLAPYGAVSALLPLVLVISATMVKEGIEDWRRKQQDIEVNNRKVKVHDGNGIFRQEEWSNLRVGDIVRVEKDEFFPADLLLLSSSYEESICYVETMNLDGETNLKVKQGLDATSSLLHEDSDFKDFRAVVRCEDPNVNLYMFVGTLELEEERFPLSIQQILLRDSKLRNTEYVYGAVVFTGHDTKVIQNSTDPPSKRSRIERKMDKIIYLMFGLVFLMSFVGSIIFGVETREDKLKNGRTERWYLRPDSAVILFDPERAPMAAIYHFFTAVMLYSYFIPISLYVSIEIVKVLQSIFINRDIHMYYEETDKPAQARTSNLNEELGMVDTILSDKTGTLTCNSMEFIKCSIAGTAYGRGITEVERAMAVRSGGSPLVNEDLDVVVDKVGPKVKGFNFEDERVMNGNWVKQPEATVLQKFFRLLAVCHTAIPETDEETGNVSYEAESPDEAAFVVAARELGFEFFNRKQNEISFRELDLVTGEKVERVYKLLNVLEFNSSRKRMSVIVRDHDGKLLLLSKGADNVMFERLAKNGRQFEAKTQEHVNQYADAGLRTLILAYREVDENDYIEFNKSFNEAKASVSEDREALIDEITDKMERDLILLGATAVEDKLQNGVPECIDKLAQAGIKIWVLTGDKMETAINIGFASSLLRQEMKQIIINLETPHIKSLEKSGIKDEIELASRESVVKQIEEGRALLAASGASSEAFALIIDGKSLTYALEDEVKNTFLNLATGCASVICCRSSPKQKALVTRLVKTGTGKTTLAIGDGANDVGMLQEADIGVGISGVEGMQAVMSSDIAIAQFRYLERLLLVHGHWCYSRISSMICYFFYKNITFGVTVFLYEAYASFSAQPAYNDWFLSLFNVFFSSLPVIALGVFDQDVSARFCYKFPLLYQEGVQNILFSWKRIIGWMFNGFISALAIFFICKESLKHQLFDPNGKTAGREIMGGLMYTCVVWVVNLQMALSISYFTWVQHIVIWGSIAFWYIFLMIYGAITPSFSTDAYMVFLEALAPAPSYWLTTLFVMIFALTPYFVYKSVQMRFFPKYHQMIQWIRYEGHSNDPEFVEMVRQRSIRPTTVGYTARRAASVRRSGRFHDQLHKDLVAF, from the exons ATGGCAGGAGGTGGTCGGAGAAGGAGAAGATTACATATAAGCAGGATCTATTCTTACACTTGTGGTAAGTCAAGTTTCAAAGAAGACCATTCCAACATAGGAGGACCCGGTTTCTCTCGGGTCGTCTACTGCAACGAACCGGGTTCTCCGGCAGCTGAACGCCGTAACTATGCCGGAAATTACGTCCGATCTACTAAATACACCGTCGCTTCTTTCCTCCCGAAGTCTCTCTTTGAGCAGTTCCGTCGCGTAGCTAACTTCTACTTCCTTGTCACCGGAATCTTGTCGTTGACTGATCTTGCTCCTTATGGAGCTGTTAGTGCTCTCTTACCTCTTGTTCTTGTCATCTCTGCAACAATGGTTAAAGAAGGTATCGAAGATTGGCGCCGGAAACAACAG GATATTGAGGTGAATAATAGAAAAGTGAAAGTACACGACGGCAATGGAATATTCCGGCAAGAGGAGTGGAGTAACCTAAGAGTAGGTGACATAGTAAGAGTCGAAAAAGACGAGTTTTTTCCAGCGGATCTTTTGCTTCTGTCATCAAGCTACGAGGAATCTATTTGCTATGTAGAAACGATGAATCTTGATGGAGAAACGAACCTGAAAGTGAAACAGGGGCTTGATGCCACTTCGTCGTTGTTACATGAAGACTCCGACTTCAAAGATTTCAGAGCCGTTGTTAGATGCGAAGATCCAAACGTGAATCTTTATATGTTCGTTGGGACtttggagcttgaagaagagaggttTCCTTTGTCGATTCAGCAGATTCTTCTACGTGATTCGAAGCTTAGAAACACAGAGTATGTGTATGGGGCTGTTGTTTTCACCGGACATGACACAAAG GTGATACAGAACTCAACTGATCCTCCATCAAAGAGGAGCAGGATCGAGAGGAAAATGGACAAGATCATCTACTTAATGTTCGGTCTGGTTTTTCTAATGTCATTCGTTGGATCAATCATCTTTGGAGTCGAAACAAGAGAAGATAAACTCAAAAACGGAAGAACAGAGAGATGGTACTTGAGACCAGACAGTGCAGTGATCTTGTTTGATCCAGAGAGAGCTCCAATGGCTGCAATCTACCACTTCTTCACCGCAGTAATGCTCTACAGTTACTTCATCCCTATATCTCTCTATGTTTCTATCGAAATCGTCAAAGTTCTTCAGAGCATTTTCATCAACAGAGACATTCATATGTACTACGAAGAGACCGATAAACCCGCGCAGGCACGGACCTCGAATTTGAATGAAGAGCTTGGTATGGTTGATACCATTCTCTCCGATAAAACCGGGACTTTGACATGTAACTCTATGGAGTTTATCAAGTGTTCTATAGCCGGTACGGCTTATGGACGTGGTATAACTGAGGTTGAGAGAGCTATGGCTGTGAGAAGCGGCGGTTCGCCTTTGGTTAATGAAGATTTGGATGTTGTTGTGGACAAGGTTGGTCCTAAGGTTAAAGGGTTTAACTTCGAAGATGAAAGGGTTATGAATGGGAACTGGGTGAAGCAGCCTGAAGCTACCGTGTTGCAGAAGTTTTTCAGATTACTTGCCGTGTGTCACACGGCGATACCTGAAACTGATGAGGAGACGGGGAATGTATCTTATGAAGCTGAGTCTCCTGATGAAGCTGCGTTTGTTGTTGCGGCAAGAGAGCTAGGGTTTGAGTTCTTTAACCGGAAACAAAACGAGATCTCCTTTCGTGAATTGGATCTTGTAACAGGAGAAAAAGTCGAGAG GGTTTATAAGTTGCTGAACGTTCTTGAGTTCAATAGCTCGAGAAAGAGAATGTCAGTGATTGTTAGAGACCATGATGGGAAGCTCTTGTTGTTGTCTAAAGGAGCTGACAA TGTAATGTTTGAAAGACTAGCAAAGAACGGTCGTCAATTCGAGGCCAAGACCCAAGAACATGTAAACCAATATGCAGATGCTGGTCTAAGGACTTTGATACTGGCATACCGCGAGGTCGATGAGAATGACTACATAGAGTTCAACAAGAGCTTCAATGAAGCTAAGGCTTCAGTGAGTGAGGATCGTGAAGCTTTGATAGATGAAATCACGGATAAGATGGAACGTGACCTCATTCTCCTTGGTGCTACTGCTGTTGAGGACAAACTTCAGAATGGG GTTCCGGAATGTATCGACAAACTTGCTCAAGCAGGAATCAAGATTTGGGTTCTAACTGGAGATAAAATGGAAACAGCTATCAATATTGG ATTTGCTTCTAGTTTACTAAGACAAGAGATGAAACAGATCATAATAAATCTTGAGACACCACATATTAAATCCTTGGAGAAATCTGGAATAAAAGATGAAATTGAATTGGCATCAAGAGAAAGTGTTGTGAAGCAAATAGAAGAAGGAAGGGCCTTGCTTGCTGCATCAGGTGCAAGCTCTGAAGCATTTGCCTTGATCATAGACGGGAAGTCCCTAACTTACGCCCTAGAGGATGAAGTCAAGAACACGTTTCTTAATCTTGCTACTGGCTGTGCCTCTGTGATTTGCTGCAGATCATCACCTAAACAAAAAGCACTG GTTACAAGACTGGTTAAGACCGGAACTGGAAAAACAACCTTAGCAATTGGAGATGGAGCAAATGATGTAGGAATGCTTCAAGAAGCTGACATTGGAGTAGGAATAAGTGGTGTTGAAGGAATGCAAGCAGTGATGTCTAGTGATATCGCCATTGCTCAATTCAGATATCTAGAACGTTTATTGTTAGTCCATGGTCATTGGTGTTACAGCAGAATCTCATCTATG ATATGTTACTTCTTCTACAAGAATATCACTTTCGGTGTTACGGTGTTCTTATATGAAGCTTACGCTTCCTTCTCCGCACAACCAGCATACAATGACTGGTTCCTCTCTCTTTTCAACGTCTTTTTCTCTTCTCTCCCCGTAATTGCCCTTGGAGTCTTTGATCAAGACGTCTCAGCTCGCTTCTGTTACAAG TTCCCTTTGCTATACCAAGAAGGTGTGCAAAACATTCTCTTCAGCTGGAAAAGGATCATAGGATGGATGTTCAATGGATTCATAAGTGCCCTAGCCATTTTCTTCATCTGCAAGGAATCTCTAAAACACCAGCTATTCGACCCAAACGGCAAAACCGCTGGTCGGGAAATCATGGGGGGATTAATGTACACTTGTGTCGTGTGGGTGGTGAATCTCCAAATGGCTTTATCAATAAGTTACTTCACATGGGTCCAACACATTGTGATTTGGGGATCAATTGCATTTTGGTACATCTTCCTCATGATCTATGGAGCTATAACCCCAAGTTTCTCTACCGATGCTTACATGGTCTTCCTTGAAGCCCTAGCTCCTGCTCCTTCCTACTGGCTCACCACTCTCTTTGTGATGATCTTTGCTTTGACACCTTACTTCGTCTACAAGTCAGTGCAGATGAGGTTTTTCCCTAAATACCATCAAATGATTCAGTGGATTAGGTACGAGGGTCACTCTAATGATCCTGAGTTCGTTGAGATGGTGAGGCAGAGGTCGATTAGACCCACCACCGTTGGATACACGGCGAGAAGAGCTGCTAGTGTACGGCGCTCCGGTCGGTTTCACGATCAGCTCCATAAGGATCTTGTTGCTTTCTGA
- the LOC103853896 gene encoding ABC transporter G family member 21 — protein MMPPNEQESIFPIIPGESRNETIPVQETWFSSPSHVIPCLDDDGPSHQSCQSSVLRQSLRPIILKFEELTYTIKIQSGKGSYWFGSQEPKQNRLILNGVSGIVKPGELLAMLGPSGSGKTTLVTALAGRLQGKLSGTVSYNGAPFTSSVKRRTGFVTQDDVLYPHLTVMETLTYTALLRLPKELTRKEKIQQAESVISDLGLTRCCNSVIGGGLIRGISGGERKRVSIGQELLVNPSLLLLDEPTSGLDSTTAARIVATLRSLARGGRTVVTTIHQPSSRLYRMFDKVLVLSDGSPIYSGDSGRVMEYFGSIGFQPGSSFVNPADFVLDLANGITSDTKQYEQVEINGKLDRLEEQNSVKQSLISAYKKNLYPPLKEEFSRAFPQDQTVNMSRSKTRLTNRWPTSWWMQFSVLLKRGLKERSHESFSGLRIFMVMSVSLLSGLLWWHSRVAHIQDQVGLLFFFSIFWGFLPLFNAIFTFPQERPMLIKERSSGIYRLSSYYIARTVGDLPMELILPTIFVTITYWMGGLKSSLTTFIMTLMIVLYSVLVSQGVGLALGAILMDAKKAATLSSVLMLVFLLAGGYYIQHIPGFIAWLKYISFSHYCYKLLVGVQYTWDEVYECGPGLHCSVMDYEGIKNLRLGNMMWDVLALTLMLLLYRFLAYVALRNL, from the exons ATGATGCCTCCTAATGAGCAAGAATCTATCTTTCCGATAATACCGGGGGAAAGCCGAAACGAAACCATCCCGGTTCAAGAAACCTGGTTTAGTTCTCCAAGTCATGTAATCCCATGCCTTGACGACGACGGTCCGAGTCACCAATCATGCCAATCTTCTGTTCTACGACAATCTTTACGTCCTATAATTCTCAAG TTTGAGGAGTTAACGTACACAATTAAAATACAAAGCGGGAAAGGAAGCTATTGGTTCGGTTCACAAGAACCAAAACAGAACCGGTTAATTCTTAACGGAGTAAGCGGTATAGTCAAACCAGGTGAGCTACTAGCAATGCTAGGTCCATCAGGGAGCGGCAAAACAACGCTAGTAACGGCGTTAGCCGGACGTTTACAAGGGAAGCTTTCAGGAACCGTTAGTTATAACGGAGCTCCGTTTACAAGCTCCGTGAAACGGAGAACGGGATTCGTTACACAAGACGACGTTCTCTACCCACACTTAACGGTGATGGAGACGCTAACGTACACAGCTTTGCTCCGTTTACCTAAAGAACTGACCCGGAAAGAAAAAATCCAGCAGGCGGagtcggttatttcggatcttGGGTTGACCCGGTGTTGTAACAGCGTGATCGGAGGCGGGTTGATCCGAGGGATTTCGGGTGGGGAAAGAAAACGGGTTAGCATCGGTCAAGAACTGCTCGTGAATCCGAGTTTGTTACTTCTTGATGAGCCAACGTCGGGGCTTGATTCGACCACGGCGGCGCGTATAGTCGCAACGTTGAGATCGCTGGCGCGTGGAGGTAGGACAGTAGTGACCACCATTCATCAGCCGTCGAGTAGGCTTTATCGGATGTTCGATAAAGTGTTGGTTTTGTCGGATGGAAGTCCGATTTATAGTGGGGATTCGGGTCGGGTCATGGAGTATTTTGGTTCAATTGGGTTTCAACCCGGATCCAGCTTCGTTAACCCGGCTGATTTCGTGCTTGATCTTGCTAACG GAATTACTTCGGATACAAAGCAATATGAGCAAGTCGAAATAAATGGGAAACTTGATCGGCTAGAAGAACAAAACTCAGTGAAACAGTCGTTAATATCGGCTTACAAAAAGAACTTGTATCCACCTTTGAAAGAAGAATTTTCTAGAGCATTTCCACAAGATCAAACGGTCAATATGTCAAGATCAAAGACAAGATTAACAA ATCGATGGCCAACGAGTTGGTGGATGCAATTCTCAGTTTTACTGAAGCGGGGATTAAAGGAGAGAAGTCACGAATCATTTTCAGGACTTAGAATATTTATGGTCATGTCGGTTTCTTTACTTTCTGGCCTCTTATGGTGGCATTCTCGCGTTGCTCATATACAAGATCAG GTGGGTCTATTATTCTTCTTCTCGATATTCTGGGGATTCCTTCCTCTCTTCAACGCTATTTTTACATTTCCTCAAGAACGTCCAATGCTCATTAAAGAGCGGTCCTCAGGAATCTACAGACTCTCCTCTTACTACATAGCAAGAACAGTCGGCGATTTACCAATGGAACTCATTCTTCCAACGATCTTTGTCACGATCACATATTGGATGGGAGGTCTCAAGTCATCTTTAACCACATTCATCATGACCCTTATGATCGTTCTCTACAGTGTTCTAGTGTCTCAAGGCGTAGGGTTAGCTTTGGGAGCAATCTTGATGGATGCGAAAAAAGCAGCGACATTATCTTCTGTGTTAATGCTTGTGTTCTTACTAGCTGGAGGATACTATATCCAACATATACCGGGATTCATCGCGTGGTTGAAGTATATTTCTTTTAGCCATTATTGCTATAAGCTTCTTGTCGGAGTTCAATACACATGGGATGAGGTTTATGAATGTGGACCAGGGTTGCATTGTAGCGTTATGGATTATGAAGGGATTAAGAATTTGAGGTTAGGGAACATGATGTGGGATGTTTTGGCTCTTACCCTTATGTTGCTTCTTTATAGGTTTCTAGCTTACGTAGCTCTAAGGAACTTGTGA